In Rutidosis leptorrhynchoides isolate AG116_Rl617_1_P2 chromosome 2, CSIRO_AGI_Rlap_v1, whole genome shotgun sequence, one genomic interval encodes:
- the LOC139889430 gene encoding serine/threonine-protein phosphatase 7 long form homolog, with translation MYKLCGVYLLTVRLYPTWYKFPDQQWVRLVSEHLGITPQNIGERGIEKGKIRISTLIEELDRDLVDNIVGHQQRARVYMLAMMGGLLCSDSSSHDVPLSYIYHLLDLSPAAPRLSWGSAVLAHVYRNLCRTAQVPNAKGINGAMLLVQHWAYARIPTRAPQLVSDICIKLVHPKGVGIRKPYGARWHV, from the exons ATGTACAAATTATGTGGGGTTTACCTATTGACGGTGAGGTTGTATCCAACGTGGTACAAATTTCCCGATCAGCAATGGGTCAGATTAGTTAGTGAACATTTAGGGATTACTCCTCAAAATATTGGTGAAAGGGGTATAGAGAAAGGAAAAATTAGGATTTCAACTTTAATAGAAGAGTTGGATAGGGACCTTGTAGACAATATAGTGGGTCACCAACAACGAGCACGCGTATACATGTTAGCTATGATGGGTGGCTTGCTATGTTCGGACTCGAGTTCCCATGATGTACCGCTGAGCTACATATATCACTTGCTTGACCTTAGTCCGGCCGCACCGCGTCTTAGTTGGGGTAGTGCAGTTCTCGCACATGTTTATAGAAATTTGTGTCGTACTGCTCAAGTTCCTAACGCTAAGGGCATAAATGGTGCGATGCTTTTAGTACAACATTGGGCGTATGCAAGAATTCCAACACGCGCACCTCAACTAGTTTCAGATATATGTATTAAACTGGTACACCCGAAAGGGGTGGGCATTCGTAAACCGTATGGTGCCAG GTGGCATG TTTGA